From a region of the Besnoitia besnoiti strain Bb-Ger1 chromosome I, whole genome shotgun sequence genome:
- a CDS encoding hypothetical protein (encoded by transcript BESB_007380), with amino-acid sequence MKMLPALPSLPSDQSLHADSRPADSSDSVFAWTECPSIAAPLACCPHASPAAATGSKRKEPSEAAAWREERATSCSLWDHDGRAKRPRTTVSARKTGEENALTARAARERGGNGEEGNKEHALRDGKPPTSPASGTRDPHTTTVTARGQREEGASEPKGRQRSPEGCGISPRLRRSSALQGQDDLPSDCTTGAPESSSVTTSSSDSLGPGSSGPPSPQKLTPPQLQPPPPVPQAAHQRGSASPPNTRLSEARAAAWCWGSETGDGGRVDAARTLHTAQGSPSPSSPSLSSASAAAPPLSPLASASARAAEKQHALGLGAGLPARRAVDEEREDVTKKHTRLSVSQQTRQEEAQGGALPSRPRRQSPRIQALTRSVAGAERRDSCPAARPEAAAGGGRHTPMTAVSGRSHAEASLGLPSVPLEKGMTAASLVVCLSPSASRPPSARRSGSRRCDKRAAPRPGSLRGTEDADTVAKSCCAPGGSESASCSSSLAPPASSPPACNSSGAPSASACASSACEPRLPSGGAASCFDEAAPAAQGDLQGTSATSVSPSLPHCTRSGTRVSARLQAAAAAQSSDMSALSAASVPSVRPPPARGAALRRPQSAAAEAAASAVKPLEKTKNAPGSACRTPPPSDSSSSASSSPPSAASPPASRLPEEILRQALLRCAIFFSSLELVPCACALPLHPLVNPVEVANLSRLRSLIELSSASGCQSLPPRKTSHERKGAVSSPARRFSSRSQVSAEFSSPAKSSQHSASQLASPHAAASPAPLGDSSTRLSVSPSCPAPSPLSSVSPSVSQSSAASGSHASKCGLRALRAPSSVAPLPPFASSYELVEGMPSASTSSPGFTSPLASVDPYPLNPSASSFASPSSSPVPASAERRDEAPVERRDSGAAGGKAAFGGDRAGPGETSHEGDESAPARHEETFRDRPPAASEARCGEDSPRWGRGPEDEGCAGERGGDDRQASKLGIRQTGDASKKATAQKNAATASRARPAERRLAASESGRQRACSMSLLPVAEKKEAKTPQGDSQGEKSAQVDRREADKENIALNQELRLLDRIREEACETEAKESRAKGNGEEEKVGSEDTESKAGLPCSRAGGRKKAEGGEGDEGANDAALCKPTDGREAPEERRRSGADTGGAEISHESNGVALLSAQETAERSATRGRSGCEREKGDSESAFEPAAELGTGDAAAAGLTEEKPETGEENSTQRRKGEMTTGPDSGGQACATRPRVLFSDVAREALKRLEGEERGRRAGSSCRPRAPRTPLLSVGQETCTPPRRVLRERKPHSRPGEEGESEQKKRRRAASVANVPQAAPSAISNAIDLFDDGSGVGRQRTLNWLRRSLRNEMVSPGVEGFFIYLRRYSSSGSPSAAAASPAASFHFVAGARLEMIQDGDASLSWLFLPRGLSKEAEEELLLPFFVYVLCIFLLSMPYHLRPGSDILSPLLRSLQATQWRRKNGDAALADSAHHSRDGKANLEGEADRTVAQEESEGKATTAVEAARGVESTEPPTAVKKSEQRDRQESGNSEQYNASADDRGDDILASLPEAICLPHALYRAIHEQDDSLRAREPANEVERERSAAGSHSAKRVCREYDAMQTTSLSSASSPPSPAPSPTSEARQGSREGCVDTAGPASSSKDAHLPSRPLPGSACVSLSTPEPALSSASSLSTASSLSSASSAAFGSKLPSASCSCESSSSSGADARRPSAAPVVPELRPPNLSCRLMIDCGDLLLCPRPFLWLLMDKQPFARGMHPHREPDTLEPPEVVRLQQEMALYASKLISAGAVSRRSRDPHACSAFCVDVGKTSRRGRCSNAFPLAAAARHRRAKGRGGASGSQAQKERQDAHEEEEIAKTSAALSQSLREGGVFHSDVLAGKACCCQLQQAWPLRFFIFHALELVFSILPQLMAPAAPRAASPRSGSSPCTSPEGSTSTAAAPSASTDCLCLRFYPSARLTEELNRLLGSKKAGVQAPAALPGGRRNGEGDKGELFNVDTLRTETPSGSAQLAYTSHHQLQQQLNERLWTVAKVETFASPFFD; translated from the coding sequence ATGAAGATGTTGCCAGCGCTGCCGTCTCTTCCATCGGACCAGAGTTTGCATGCAGACTCGCGGCCGGCTGACAGCTCCGACTCTGTTTTCGCCTGGACGGAGTGCCCGTCGATTGCGGCTCCTCTGGCGTGCTGCCCccacgcctcgcccgccgccgcgacaggCTCGAAGCGCAAGGagccgagcgaggcggcagcctggAGGGAGGAACGAGCCACGAGTTGCTCCCTCTGGGACCATGACGGGAGAGCCAAGAGACCGCGGACGACCGTTtcggcgaggaagactgGGGAGGAGAACGCGCTGACGGCGagagctgcgagagagaggggaggaaacggcgaagaagggaacAAAGAACATGCGCTGAGAGACGGCAAGCCGCCGacctcgccggcctctggCACTCGCGATCCCCACACCACCACAGTAACAGCCAGagggcagagagaagagggcgcgAGTGAACCAAAGGGGAGGCAGCGATCGCCGGAGGGATGCGGCATCTCAccccgtctccgccgatCGTCCGCTCTTCAGGGACAAGACGACTTGCCTTCTGACTGTACAACCGGAGCACCAGAGTCGAGCTCTGTCACTACGTCCTCTTCCGACTCCTTGGGGCCTGGCTCTTCGggtcccccctccccccagaAGTTGACTCCTCCTCAGctccagccgccgcctcctgtgCCGCAGGCTGCTCATCAGCGCGGTAGCGCTTCCCCACCCAACACACGGCTCTCTGaggctcgcgctgcggcgtggTGCTGGGGGTCGGAAACGGGGGACGGCGGCCGTgtcgacgcagcgcgcacGCTGCACACAGCACAGGgatcgccttctccttcgtcgccgtccctgtcgtctgcgtctgcagccgcaccgccgttgtctcctctcgctagtgcctcggctcgcgcggctgaaAAACAGCATGCGCTCGGTCTCGGCGCGGGACTGCCCGCAAGGCGCGCTgtcgacgaagagagagaggacgtcACGAAGAAGCACACGcgtctttctgtctctcaaCAGACGCGCCAAGAAGAGGCCCAGGGTGGCGCGCTGCCCTCCCGGCCTCGGAGACAGTCCCCACGGATTCAGGCCCTCACGCGAagtgtcgccggcgcggagaggagagacagctgtcctgcggctcgccctgaggcagcggcgggcggcgggcggcacACGCCGATGACAGCTGTTTCCGGTAGGAGCCATGCTGAAGCGAGCCTCGGCTTGCCCTCTGTGCCTCTCGAGAAGGGCATGACAGCCGCCAGTCtcgtcgtctgtctctctccgtctgcttcccggccgccctcggcgcggcgctcgggcTCTCGTCGGTGTGACAAACGCGCCGCTCCGCGACCGGGCAGCCTGCGTGGaacagaagacgcggacaCCGTTGCCAAGTCGTGCTGCGCACCAGGGGGTTCGGAGTCCGCCTCTtgctcgtcttcgcttgcgcctcctgcttcctcgccgccggcatGCAATTCTTCGGGAGCGCCCTCTGCCTCAGcctgcgcttcctccgcttgTGAGCCACGCCTGCCTTCCGGTGGTGCCGCTTCGTGCTTCGACGAAgccgctcctgcggcgcagggagACTTACAGGGAACCTCCGCTACGTCCGTCTCGCCCTCCCTTCCTCACTGCACTCGGAGCGGTACCCGAgtctctgctcgcctccaggctgccgctgcggcgcagtcTAGCGATATGTCTGCCTTGTCTGCGGCTTCTGTTCCTTCGgttcgccctcctcctgcgcgcggcgccgctctgcgcaggcCTCAGAGTGCCGCTGCTGAAGCGGCCGCTTCTGCTGTCAAGCCGCtggaaaaaacgaaaaatgCGCCCGGGTCTGCGTGTCgcactccgccgccctcggattcctcttcatctgcctcttcgtcacCTCCGTCTGCCGCCAGTCCCCCTGCTTCTCGTTTGCCAGAGGAGAttctgcggcaggcgctgctgcggtgtGCGATTTTCTTCTCATCACTCGAGCTGGTACCGTGCGCGTgcgctctgcctctccaTCCACTCGTCAACCCTGTGGAGGTCGCCAATCTctcccgcctgcgcagcttgATTGAGttgagcagcgcgagcggatGTCAGTCACTTCCTCCACGGAAGACGAGTCACGAGCGGAAAGGGGCTGTATCGTCACCTGCTCggcgcttctcttctcgctcgcagGTTTCTGCAGAGTTTTCCTCTCCCGCGAAGTCGTCTCAGCATTCCGCGTCTCAgctggcgtcgccgcacgccgctGCATCGCCAGCGCCCCTGGGCGACTCCTCAACGCGTTTGTCCGTGTCGCCTTCTTGCCCTGCGCCGTCCCCCCtttcgtctgtctctccgtctGTCTCTCAGTCGTCCGCGGCTTCAGGTTCCCACGCGTCGAAGTGCGGCCTGCGGGCTTtgcgcgcgccgtcctctgtggcgccgcttccgccgttTGCCTCTTCGTACGAGCTCGTCGAGGGCATGCCCTCTGCATCGACGTCGTCTCCAGGCTTCACGTCACCGCTCGCGTCGGTTGATCCCTACCCGCTGAatccctccgcctcgtcctttgcctcgccttcttcttctcctgtcCCTGCGTCCGCcgagcgcagagacgaggcgcccgtCGAGCGGAGGGACTcgggagcggcgggcggaAAGGCGGCCTTCGGAGGAGACCGCGCAGGCCCTGGAGAGACAAGccacgagggcgacgagtcggcgccggcgcggcacgAGGAGACATTCCGGGATCGACCGCCCGCGGCATCAGAAGCGAGGTGCGGAGAGGACAGTCCGCGGTGGGGAAGAGGACCAGAAGATGAGGGATGCGCCGGGGAacggggcggcgacgaccgcCAAGCTAGCAAGCTGGGAATTCGGCAGACAGGCGATGCGTCGAAAAAAGCAACAGCGCAGAAAAACGCTGCCACCGCGAGCAGGGCGCGCCCTGCGGAGCGACGACTTGCCGCCTCAGAGAGCGGCCGTCAACGTGCGTGCAGCATGTCTCTCCTTCCcgtcgcggagaagaaggaagcaaAGACTCCACAGGGAGACAGCCAAGGAGAGAAGTCCGCGCAAGTTGACCGCCGAGAGGCGGACAAAGAGAACATCGCTCTCAATCAAGAGTTGCGCCTCCTCGATCGTATACGAGAGGAGGCATGTGAAACCGAAGCCAAAGAGAGTCGAGCGAAAGGGAatggagaagaagagaaggtgGGTAGCGAAGATACGGAGAGCAAGGCGGGGCTTCCGTGCTCGCGAGCCGGCGGAAGGAAGAaagcggagggaggagaaggagacgaaggcgcgaacGACGCTGCTCTCTGCAAACCGACAGACGGCAGAGAGGCACCAGAAGAAAGGCGtcgaagcggcgcagacacCGGTGGAGCAGAAATTTCCCACGAGTCGAATGGCGTTGCGCTTCTGTCGGCGCAGGAGACTGCTGAAAGGAGCGCGACTCGCGGGAGAAGTGgatgcgagagagagaaaggagactcAGAGAGTGCCTTTGAGCCAGCTGCAGAGCTTGGaacgggcgacgcggcggcggccggtcTGACCGAAGAGAAACCGGAGACCGGGGAAGAGAATTCCACACAGCGGAGGAAAGGAGAGATGACCACAGGGCCAGACAGCGGAGGGCAGGCGTGCGCCACGCGTCCCCGGGTGCTCTTCTCGGATGTAGCGCGCGAGGCCCTAAAGAGACTTGAAGGGGAggaaagaggaaggcgagccggcagcagctgccgcccccgagcgccgcgcactccgcttctctctgtcgGCCAGGAGAcatgcacgccgccgcgtcgcgtgcTGCGTGAGCGCAAGCCGCACTCGAGGcccggcgaggagggcgagtcggagcagaagaagcgtCGCCGGGCCGCCAGCGTAGCGAATGTTCCTCAGGCCGCTCCTTCAGCCATTTCAAACGCCATCGACTTGTTTGACGACGGGAGCGGCGTCGGGCGACAGCGGACGCTCaactggctgcggcgctctctgcgcaacGAGATGGTCTCGCCCGGCGTGGAGGGCTTCTTCATTTACCTTCGCAGGTATTCGTCGTCGGGGtctccctcggcggcggccgcctcgcctgcggcctccttTCACtttgtcgccggcgcgcgccttgaGATGATtcaggacggcgacgcctcgctctcgtggCTTTTCCTCCCCAGGGGGCTGAgcaaggaggcggaggaagagctCCTTCTGCCCTTCTTTGTCTACGTCCTCTGCATTTTCCTGCTCTCCATGCCTTACCACCTGCGACCGGGCTCAGATATCCTCagcccgctgctgcgctcgctcCAGGCTACCCAGTGGCGCCGAAAgaacggcgacgctgcgctcgcggacAGCGCACACCACAGCCGAGACGGCAAAGCAAAcctcgagggcgaggcggacaGGACGGTCGCgcaagaggagagcgagggaaAAGCGACCACCGCTGTCGAGGCAGCTCGCGGCGTGGAGTCAACGGAGCCGCCAACGGCAGTGAAGAAGAGCGAACAGAGAGACCGACAGGAATCAGGAAACTCTGAGCAATACAACGCGAGTGCGGACGACAGGGGAGACGATAttctcgcttctctgccAGAAGCAATTTGCCTTCCACATGCCTTGTACAGGGCCATTCATGAACAGGACGACAGcttgcgcgcgagagagcctgCGAATGAGgtcgagagggagaggagcgccgccggctcaCACAGTGCAAAACGCGTTTGTCGAGAGTATGACGCCATGCAAACCACTTCCCtgtcctctgcttcttctcctccttcgcccgcgccttctcccacTTCAGAGGCACGGCAGGGATCTCGTGAAGGATGCGTCGACACTGCCGGtcctgcttcctcttccAAAGATGCTCACCTTCCGTCAAGGCCCTTACCAGGCTCGGCGTGCGTGTCGCTTTCTACCCCAGAGCcggctctctcctctgcctcgtctctctctactgcctcgtctctctcttctgcctcgtctgccgcttTCGGCTCTAAGCTGCCTTCGGCGTCTTGTTCCTGTgagtcttcgtcgtcgtcgggagccgacgcgcgccgTCCCTCAGCGGCGCCTGTTGTGCCCGAGCTGCGACCGCCGAATCTCTCCTGCCGGCTGATGATTGACTGCGGAGACTTGCTGCTCTGTCCGCGGCCGTTCCTGTGGTTGCTTATGGACAAACAGCCGTTCGCGCGCGGCATGCACCCGCATCGCGAGCCCGACACCCTGGAGCCTCCAGAGGTCGTGCGGCTCCAACAGGAGATGGCGCTGTACGCCTCCAAGTTGAtttccgccggcgcggtctCGAGGCGGAGTCGAGACCCTCACGCGTGCTCGGCGTTCTGCGTCGACGTCGGCAAGACTAGCAGGCGCGGCCGGTGTTCCAACGCCTTTCCActtgcggcagctgcgcggcatCGACGCGCAAAGGGCAGGGGCGGTGCGAGtggctcgcaggcgcagaaggagcgGCAGGACGCccacgaagaggaggagatcGCGAAAACGTCagcggcgctctcgcagTCGCTGCGAGAAGGTGGCGTCTTCCACAGCGACGTTCTCGCGGGCAAGGCGTGCTGCTGCCAGTTGCAGCAGGCGTGGCCTCTCAGATTCTTCATTTTCCACGCTCTCGAGCTCGTTTTCAGCATTCTGCCGCAGCTgatggcgccggcggcacctcgcgccgcctccccgcgGTCTGGAAGCTCTCCCTGCACCTCGCCTGAGGGGTCCACCTCGACCGCGGCTgctccctcggcgtcgacTGACTGTCTCTGCTTGCGGTTCTAtccgtctgcgcggctcACAGAGGAACTGAATCGTCTCCTGGGCTCGAAAAAAGCGGGCGTGCAGGCTCCGGCGGCTCTGCCGGGGGGCCGCAGAAACGGCGAGGGGGACAAGGGAGAGCTCTTCAACGTTGACACGCTGCGCACCGAGACGCCGTCAGGCTCCGCCCAGCTTGCTTACACCTCCCACcaccagctgcagcagcaactCAACGAAAGACTCTGGACTGTGGCGAAAGTCGAGaccttcgcgtcgccgtttTTCGACTGA
- a CDS encoding hypothetical protein (encoded by transcript BESB_007390): MRRYLDAFVFKMYKETQLGETGLPMKRTQDEAESPRVGCPQASPLQHMSAFQRPTSTPKPAPQLAQRRRSPSAFSRPSFAARGAEGSARRRAIPDPAEYFVEAESNLRDLIVEYAALEELPSSEADLGQNRSTEGRARGPATAQEAFAACVSRGCDRRSRQKAYSDFCPEDEAHQNGGNAQCSRLRYSTFEVAELWTFQAQSTASIARGDSTFSPRTSRQRTRAADAGASSAEESASSLLSASSESDASLSEAPKYDAKLAGGEPRETHSDLPAAGDGGGVNRGRQPAESIHHTSGRRDERGAKELSGRGRDRQKTKRRKLPELVLVETPCGEPYATVVLVPLCMTCLASSSSSARSSPEFSPQLATTLIFRMAFAYLSQQDIRRAHERERGDAKTPSLAKAAAGQREATGGAEKWRERDQEGGEKDAPAATTSTGGRVEKQAILFCLQDQLCDYPPLERFIPPSLNEKREELESHTVRQESPSSRSATSPSPPDGAPQPSSPALFCADSDCTPRLLASAVSSAFSSSHTTPVPGASPGTADCGLARGAWRRRPTPARRSALSSWGTSDGKEMRGRSSGLSCFFQEADGSLSSAGLRVLSRLHVKYFSSTDSYLPRSAAALPGAYVASVSSLKASHGVSSFGRHPKQQAGLAPLLSLLCYLPLLDATSRPSCFFLLSPSSALASSAERASRLSLIPRPLPSGLYTRGSLPNPCRPLACASSACVASVDSSARLHSLDKAVGALASTPVALWAWLLSLLLTVAASPFPGLSVASPQANETRASAARSEAAETLKRALVFVFEFLPTSCCTACCAGRRRSAERDGREARGDRGGGDTAPRTRETAERANGVQAAQAMRTRAESKRQASDDCGAFLCGVEESQFIRVCRERFSRVVMLLPPPAGSPPFSAAETGARNSSEARRAEDRGKSKDRRSACVGMRSAATRARADGVEERETAAESEAARRNDDECEDAERAWITWIERYGRAAELTNPGMRSAF; this comes from the exons ATGCGCCGCTATTTAGACGCGTTTGTATTCAAAATGTACAAGGAGACACAGCTCGGGGAAACTGGATTG CCCATGAAGCGAACGCAAGATGAAGCagagtcgccgcgcgtcggaTGCCCACAAGCCTCCCCTCTCCAGCACATGAGCGCGTTTCAGCGGCCGACTTCAACGCCCAAGCCTGCTCCGCAGCTGGCACAACGCCGCAGAAGCCCGTCTGCGTTTTCGAGGCCttccttcgctgcgcgcggcgcggaagggtCAGCTCGACGTCGAGCGATTCCAGATCCAGCAGAGTATTTCGTGGAGGCCGAGTCCAACCTGCGCGACCTCATTGTCGAATACGCAGCTCTCGAAGAGCTCCCAAGCAGCGAAGCAGATTTGGGACAAAACAGATCTACGGAAGGGCGAG CGCGCGGGCCCGCGACCGCTCAAGAGGCGTTTGCCGCGTGCGTTTCGCGAGGCTGCGATCGCCGAAGTCGGCAGAAGGCGTACTCTGACTTCTGTccagaggacgaggcgcacCAAAATGGAGGAAATGCGCAGtgttcgcgtctccgctACTCTACCTTCGAAGTCGCCGAACTGTGGACATTCCAGGCACAGTCCACGGCCTCCATCGCGCGGGGGGACTCGACTTTCTCGCCTCGCACTTcgcggcagaggacgcgagcagccgacgcaggcgcttcctctgcggaggAATCGGCCTCCAGTCTCCTGTCGGCGTCCTCAGAGAGCGACGCTTCCCTCAGCGAGGCGCCCAAGTACGACGCGAAACTGGCCGGTGGCGAACCTCGCGAAACGCACAGCGacctgccggcggcgggtgacggcggcggcgtcaacCGCGGAAGACAGCCTGCAGAAAGCATTCATCACACGtcagggcggcgcgacgagcgcggtGCAAAAGAGCTCAgtgggagagggagagaccggcagaaaacgaagcggaggaaacTCCCTGAGTTGGTGCTGGTGGAAACTCCCTGCGGCGAGCCCTACGCAACAGTCGTGCTGGTGCCCCTATGCATGACCTGTCTGGCGTCGTCATCCTCATCCGCTCGCTCGTCTCCGGAATTCTCACCCCAGCTGGCAACCACTTTGATCTTCCGAATGGCGTTCGCCTACCTCAGCCAGCAGGACATCCGGCGCGCACACGAGAGGGAGCGCGGAGATGCGAAGACTCCGTCTTtggcgaaggcagcggcgggtCAGAGGGAGGCaacaggcggcgccgagaagtGGAGGGAGAGAGATCAGGAAGGCGGGGAGAAGGACGCTCCGGCGGCGACCACGTCGACCGGGGGACGAGTCGAAAAACAGGCGATACTCTTTTGCCTACAGGACCAGCTCTGTGATTATCCCCCGCTAGAACGTTTCATTCCTCCATCCTTGAACGAGAAACGAGAAGAGCTTGAGTCACACACTGTGAGACAGGAGTCACCTTCGTCCCGCTCGGcgacgtcgccctcgcctcccgaCGGCGCTCCCcagccgtcgtcgcctgcgttaTTCTGTGCGGACTCTGACTGCACACCGCGTCTACTAGCTTCGGCGGTGTCATccgccttttcttcctctcacACGACCCCCGTCCCAGGCGCCTCTCCAGGCACTGCTGACTGCGGTCTCGCCCGCGGGGCGTGGCGACGACGACCCACACCGGCGCGCCGTTCAGCTTTGTCTTCTTGGGGAACGAGCGACGGCAAGGAGATGAGGGGGCGCTCCTCAGGACTGTCCTGCTTCTTTCAAGAGGCGGAcggctcgctctcgtcgGCAGGCCTCCGAGTTCTGTCGCGCCTCCACGTAAAGTATTTCTCCTCGACCGACAGCTACCTGCCGAGGAGTGCAGCCGCGCTTCCGGGAGCGTACGTCGCCTCGGTTTCTTCGTTAAAAGCTAGTCACGGCGTGAGCAGCTTCGGGCGGCACCCCAAGCAGCAAGCGGGCTTGGcgcctctgctctctctcctATGTTACCTTCCCCTCCTCGACGCCACGTCGCGACCCTCGtgtttcttccttctctcccccTCGTCTGCACTCGCTTCTTCGGCCGAACGCGCCTCCCGTTTGAGTTTAATCCCTCGTCCGCTCCCGAGCGGCCTGTATACGCGAGGGAGCCTGCCGAATCCGTGCCGACCTCTGGCGTGCGCGTCATCTGCGTGCGTGGCGTCAGTGGactcctctgcgcggcttcaTTCTCTTGACAAGGCGGTCGGGGCGCTCGCGTCGACGCCAGTGGCTCTATGGGCTTGGCTCCTGTCCCTCCTCCTCACCGTCGCGGCGAGCCCCTTCCCAGGTCTGTCTGTGgcctctccgcaggcgaacgagacgcgcgcctcggctgccCGCTCGGAGGCCGCTGAGACGCTGAAGCGCGCGTTGGTTTTCGTTTTTGAGTTTCTCCCGACGTCGTGCTGCACAGCTTGCTGTGCCGGGCGTCGCCGGAgtgcggagagagacgggagggaggcgcgaggggatcgcggcgggggggacacggcgccgcgcactcgggaaacggcggagagagcAAACGGTGTACAGGCTGCGCAAGCGATGAGAacgcgcgccgagagcaAGAGACAAGCGAGTGACGACTGCGGGGCGTTTCTCTGCGGAGTGGAAGAGAGCCAATTCATTCGGGTCTGCCGCGAAAGGTTCTCTCGCGTTGTCATGCTtctgccgccccccgcggggTCGCCGCCATTTTCAGCCGCGGAAACCGGCGCACGAAACAGCTCtgaagcgcgacgcgcggaggacCGGGGTAAATCGAAGGACCGGAGAAGCGCTTGCGTAGGAATGAGGAGTGCAGCAACTCGGGCAAGGGCTGACGGTGTGGAGGAAAGGGAGACGGCAGCCGAGAGTGAGGCAGCACGCAGAAACGACGACGAGTgtgaagacgcggagcgagCGTGGATCACATGGATTGAGAGATATGGGCGTGCGGCAGAACTTACAAACCCGGGAATGCGTTCTGCCTTCTAA
- a CDS encoding DnaJ domain-containing protein (encoded by transcript BESB_007400): MAKEGENHYVTLGVARTASAATIKAAYIRLAKQYHPDRNSSASSAEKFRQIQEAYAVLRDAEQRATYDASLPRLAPGATNYGSGRHGFRSADWRGEREFDQHFREQVERIQREREQALKDMENQRARMGFTSSFDGYRSARPHGAGSRTPPGFSPLPHALLRTLPLLLLPCILVYGVYRQARYRREQYAPPRSPSAVMYDDLGRAFMADSKGRHYRVMEFDVRDIRHTGR, from the exons ATGGCGAAGGAAGGCGAAAATCATTACGTCACTCTAG GGGTCGCGCGGActgcgtccgccgccacCATCAAGGCCGCGTACATACGCCTGGCGAAGCAGTATCACCCAGATCGGAATTCGAGTGCGTCGAGCGCCGAAAAATTTCGACAAATTCAGGAGGCTTACGCAGTGCTGCGCGACGCTGAGCAGCGAGCGACATACgacgcgtctctgccgcgatTGGCGCCAGGCGCCACAAACTACGGATCTGGACGCCATGGATTCCGGAGTGCGGActggagaggcgagagggaaTTCGATCAGCACTTCAGGGAACAAGTGGAACGGATTCAGAGGGAACGCGAACAAGCGTTGAAAGACATGGAG AATCAACGCGCCCGCATGGGGTTTACCTCGTCTTTCGACGGGTACCGCTCTGCTCGGCCGCACGGCGCTGGCTCCAGAACTCCCCCAGGcttttctccgcttcctcaCGCGCTCCTCCGaactctgcctctcctcctcctcccctgcATTCTGGTCTACGGAGTGTACCGACAGGCCCG ATATCGGCGAGAGCAgtacgcgccgccgcgttcaCCCAGCGCAGTGATGTACGACGACTTGG GTCGAGCGTTTATGGCTGATTCGAAAGGTCGGCATTATCG CGTCATGGAGTTCGACGTCCGCGACATTCGGCACACAGGGCGCTGA